One stretch of Streptomyces hygroscopicus DNA includes these proteins:
- a CDS encoding MerR family transcriptional regulator: MEGARGRADTKSGYEERIRRADTLRGVIRVLLAEDQSMVREALAALLGLEDEIEVIAQVARGDEVVDAARAHRPDVALLDIEMPGMSGIEAAAALHRAAPGIRIVILTTFGRPGYLRRAMESGADAFLVKDAPAAQLADAIRRVLRGERVIDPTLAAAALVDGASPLTAREREVLHASADGSTNAELARALHLSPGTVRNYLSTAIQKTAARNRAEAVRIAREKGWL, from the coding sequence GTGGAGGGAGCGCGCGGAAGAGCGGATACGAAGAGCGGATACGAAGAGCGGATACGAAGAGCGGATACGCTGCGGGGCGTGATCCGGGTACTGCTGGCCGAGGACCAGTCCATGGTGCGGGAGGCGCTGGCCGCGCTCCTCGGGCTCGAGGACGAGATCGAGGTCATCGCGCAGGTGGCCCGCGGCGACGAGGTCGTGGACGCCGCCCGGGCCCATCGCCCCGATGTGGCGCTGCTGGACATCGAGATGCCCGGCATGAGCGGGATCGAGGCCGCCGCCGCGCTGCACCGGGCCGCGCCCGGGATCCGGATCGTGATCCTGACCACCTTCGGCCGCCCCGGCTATCTGCGCCGCGCCATGGAGTCCGGCGCCGACGCCTTCCTGGTCAAGGACGCCCCGGCGGCCCAGCTCGCCGACGCCATACGGCGGGTGCTGCGCGGGGAGCGGGTCATCGACCCCACGCTGGCCGCCGCCGCGCTCGTGGACGGGGCCAGCCCGCTGACCGCGCGGGAGCGCGAGGTGCTGCATGCCTCGGCGGACGGCTCGACCAACGCCGAACTGGCCCGCGCCCTGCACTTGTCGCCGGGCACGGTCCGCAACTACCTCTCCACGGCCATCCAGAAGACCGCCGCCCGGAACCGGGCCGAGGCCGTCCGCATCGCCCGCGAAAAGGGCTGGCTGTAG